The DNA sequence tgtacaagcataaggtataatcataaatataaaatttatttttctttaaataaaatatacaattttgtaacaatatttttatttctctttttaaCTATTCACAAGTTTGTAACCTCATGCCACAATTCTGTAAACAATTTTTACAAAGTACTAAAACAGATTACAAATTGTTAAATGTATATGAGTAGCAATTGGGACTAACTGGAAGAAAGTAAAATTTGTTTAGGCAGTGAGATCAGAAGTGTTGAAGAACATGTTTGAGTCAGAGAGTCGGTTCAAGGCTCCAGCAACAGAGATTGAAACAGTGTGGGAGATGAAACATGATGAGTTGGAAACTCTGCTGGAGTTCTTGTACAATGGTGTTGTATCAGAAGACAAGATGAAGAGACACGTGTACGCATTGTCATTGGCTGCAGATAAGTACTACATCCCCTACTTGAGGAAGATCTGCGAGCGCCATTTggatctttatttgtgtttaaccAACGCTTTAGACATTCTTGAAATTGCTGAGGTTTGTTCTTACCCCAAATTGAAAGACAAAGCCTTGGCATTCATTGTTGAAAACTCCTCACACTTCGTACATGCTACTGGTTTTTATGACTGGGCTCTTAAGAATCCACATTTGCATGTGCTAATTACCATGGCTATGGTCCCAAAAACTAAAACCAAAACATTTCCTTTTTAGAGACTAAATTACATAAGAAAGAGTTATattatttttccttttattataatagaaatttgcatttatataatatgtatgatGAAGTTAAATTTTGTTACATGCAACAAATCAACCTACTAAAAAATGAGATCATGATCACCTCTTATTTATACTAGGTTGATCTTACGTGTCATACacgtataattagtttttttttttttaattaactttaattATGTGATGTTAAGTAAAAtacatgtatgtttaatttttttaaattaggtaatgcattttttttttaatttttaaatgggGTTTGAAATTTTTATCTTTGAGGAAAAAAATTTAGCTATTACTACATTAGTGTATCATTTGaataagattatatatatacgtatttttttaatttttgaaatttttttaaatcagGTAACGTATACTATACATATTCAATTCACTCCCTATACAGAAtctaggtctttcacctacaagtgagtgcacacctgatctacctatgatgacacagGTACTAGGTCATGAAACAACAATATGCGTCGAATATGATCAACATAGCTCTCATTAGTATAACCAAAGCAcacaaataataagaataacaaaataacatattcctttttattttctaaaaaatccggTAGCATAACGgatgtattttgaataaaccgAAAAATTATAACCCGCATAAATATTTGTACCAAAATATATTTGGCTCTCCGAGCCCCAGAACAGTccagaaaaaaaatacagattaagtttttaatttttcaaacaatttacaaatcataaaaattagaatatgtCTAATGTTAGTCAACACATGTAAAAATCAAGAACAATAATAaagttgagtccctacctctcccAAGTCGTTAAACTTTGTCCGAAAGGCAATCTTAAGCGGTTCACATTAACTATCGATGGCGGTAAAAATTGTTGTACTAGAAATATTGCCAAAAATAGGGGTAGTATATATCAAAACAACCACATTGACGAGTAGCTCCAAAAAGGGACAGAGCTATAAAAACATCACTGGAAAAAGTAGCGAGTTGGGTGAAATAGCTTAACATAGGTTGTTCTCCTCGACGAGTTGAGTCTAGTGGTGAAGACGACTTGTCAAATGGACAACGGAGGTGGGCGGAAAATCCGTTCAAAGTCTTAGCCTTAAAACTTTGACTTGCGAACAACAACAAAATGAGCAATGTCGCTTGGAGGTTGAGGTCGCCGGCACCTAAGGGTTTGAATAGTCTGACGTGTGGGCCCGGATGTTTGTCGGAGATGGGTCACTTGAGTCACGCCGGTGATGGGGTTTTATTGAGAGAGTGTAATGACTGCATTTTAGATAtcgattagtaaaggcaattagtgttaattattgatatttttataattattcatGAATTTATTTGATTGTGGGTTTCATTTTTAGTAGTGGGcactagagttataatttctcaatttcgaagattttattaaactctagaggCTCTGCTTAGGAGAATGACTTAATGGTTTGCCCCTAGTGGCATTTTTGTGAAGACAAGTTTGTAACCAATCTTAGTTTTTTCTTATCTTAAATGCCTTGTACTATTTTTATTCGAACATAATACAATTGTATTTGCTTGCGTTATTATTCACAATGTAAACAACgatattttgatcaaatataCAGTACTTTTGGATTTTTCTATTGCtcgtaatcttcttgtttaagTAGTTAGTAATCTACCAAACTTTAGGATTTTTCGAGCGGTTGTCAATTCTGCCTCGCAATTGTAGTTATAATCTGCCTTAAGCAAACGTAAATATACTTTAAGGATTttatcactttgtatatttttaacttGCTCGcatgaatagttatattatctATCCATTTTCTAGGTTTAGTACTTTATCAAGGTGTTGTGATGCCTCGTTTAGTACTGTCCTAGCTCGCGAGAACCGTTAGTATTGAGTTTTATACGGGagttataacttttgattttcctctCCCGTCAGATaggttataaataaaaaattatatttgtttgatcccttcttcgtcaaaaagttttgatcaaggtgttataacgattcgacccctttctcgtcaaaaaggtttggtcaggtCGTTATAATGGTTCGACTCCACTTTCGTCAAAGAGGTTTAGTCGAGAACCattgaatttcaaaaaaaaaaaatgaaatggcGGGTTTGCATTATACAATGTATTTCCAAATGAATTCCAATCAGTCATACATAAATGCCccttaagtaattttaaagaatgaaactttgtaattacttaatataaatgattCTCTGTATTCATAACTGAAGTTTAAAGCTTACATCAGTAATGGGAGttacatcatttatttattaatagtagGGTTGCAAATTTTCTACGTTCTAGTAGTTTTTTATTAGCGAGCCATCAGGTCGAGCCAATTTATAGACTCCGACTCCAACTACTACTTCGATGACATATGGACCCTCCTAGTTTAGGTTGAACACTCCTGCTGATACGTCTCTCGTATTTGCAAAGAGTCGTCTTAACACCAAGTCTCCAACATTGAACAGTCTTTTCTTGACTCttttgttgaagtatcttgtgACTCGGTGTTGGTATGCAGCGTTGGTAATTTACGACTCAATTCATTTTTCCTCAAGTAGATCCaaggaaaattttaaaagttcttggttttcttcttgattataaaactATCTTCTGTGAGTCGATATATTCACTTCAACAGGCAGCATTTCTTCCGAGCCAAATGCTAGCGAGAAAGGAGTGTGTCCCGTGGCTATTTTCTTGGTAGTTATGTGGGCCCAGAGCACCTGAGGTGGCTCGTCAACCCATCTGCCTTTGGCACTGTCTAActtcttcttgatagtatcctttAGGGTTTTATTAATGGCTTCTACTTGTCCAATTGCCTGAGGCCTGGATTTTGACGAGAAGCTTTTGACAATTTTATTCCTCTCGCAGAATTCAATGAACAAGTCGCCATCAAATTGAGTTCCATTATCTGATACTATCTTTATGGGAATTCCAAACCTACAGGTAATGTTCTTGATGACAAAGTCAAAGACTTTCTTGCAGGTTATGGATAATAGGGGCTCGACCTCCTTCTACTTAGTGAAGAAGTCGACTACTACCACCGCATACTTAGTTCCTCCTCACCCAGTGGGTAATGCCCCAATTAGGTCGATCCCCCATATAGCAATGGGTAGGGGAAGGTCATCATTCTAAGTTCAATTGGCGGTAcgcgaggtatatgtgaaaatctctgacatttatcacatttcttgacaaactcatgtgtgtccttattgatcgttggccagtaatatccttgtctaATGATCTTTCTAGATAGACTTTTCAAACTCGCATGATCCCCATAGAAGCCttcatgaatttatttaatgattTCATTTGCTTCTGCGGGAGGAGCACAGCGAAGTAAGGGCATTGAATACCCTCTTCTATATAGTTTGCCTTCAATCATTGTGTAGCGAGGTACTATATACAAAAGTTTTTCGTGCCTCGTTTTTGTCATTCAGAAGTTGCCCGCCGAGTAAATAGTGGATAATAGGCGTCATCCACATTGGAGAGCTATTTATCATCTCGACGTCTTCAGTTTCACATATACTTTGCTCGCTTAGCATTTCTACCGAAACCAGATTTAGTACATCCAAATCATTCTGCGAGGGCAGTTTTGCTAAGACATCGGTGTTGGAGTTTTGTTCTCTTAGAATTTGTTCGATTTTAAAGTAATCGAATGTTTCTAAGTTCTTCCGAACTTTCTCTAAATACGACGCCATTTTCAAGCCTTTGGCCAGGTATTTCTCCCAGGACCTGGTTCACCATCAGCTGCGTATCACTATGACAAATGAGATTTTTCACTTTCAAGGCCTCTGCTATTTTTAAGCTGGCaatcaaggcttcatactcaACCTCGATATTTGATGCGTCAAATTGGAATCTTAGAGCAtagtgaaacttaaagccttccaacaataataatatcacCCCTACTCCTGAACCTCGTTCGTTGGATGCGCCATCCACATATAACTTCCAGGTTTTCGCATCTCGCTGATCAGATGGGATTTCTTCTAAAGTTATACCTTCTATCAGGATGTCAGCTAAAGCTTGACTCTTGATGGAAGTTCGAGGATGGtatgtgtaaagaccgcttagtttaatttgaaaattagcagttaattatgtttaattatagaaaattatttatagatatttaaataattatttatgctgttattattgaattctgaaatgcattttatgtcatatagtgaatttcataattttgcatttccagtGCCCGGTAAAATGGAACTTGGTGTTTGGCTcaataaaatcacaacttagtatgttagtatattggggcggtttattagacattgggaatgtcgagagtggtcgggaatttagaatttcccaaaataccctttagtgccctttatgttattttagcatggaggggcaaattggtcattttgccccattgttgttttgtcctttagtggactaagTGATTTGAATATGTGTTTTATATGGCTTCTTTGTGGCTGAAATAATGGTCTATTATTTACATTTTCTCCATTATTTCCAAgctagaaaaaaattagaaaaagaaaagaaaaactattttctttctctctctctctctctctctctctctctctctctctctctctctctctctctctctctctctctctctctctctctctctctctctctctctctctctctctctctctctctctctctctctctttcggccctcttggagcagcaagaagctAGCCATTTTTCTTGGATTTCAAGCTCATTTGAATCAATTTTTGTGATCacaagttgttggtatgtttcctttaactttcttttaagttttaggaagttttgatgaaaaagatgatTGTTGCACGTTGgtttttgatgttatttctgctattagttgttgttgtttttgtgattaaaatgttgaattaagtGAGATTAGATAGGTTGTAATGCATGCTTGTTACCCTTGTttaagtttgtgaatttttggttcaaaagctatggttttcaaagtaaaTTGTTGATTTTCGTTGCTGTGGTTGCTGCTATTGTTGAGTAGTGTTTTCTGGTGTTAAATTATGTTGAAATAGGTTGAGTTATGCTTGATTTAGTGGCTGTTTGGaggtttagtcaagttttgagtttttgaactccatcttgaacctccaatggtgaaatgtgtttctgtgcttgaagcttggttcttttgctttagaaatgttctttgcGGTAtattgtgttggaaattattttaccaggatctagatttactaacaagtatgttggattaacaacctaatatgaattctaaaataatgaaaataaacacatgtaaagttagaaaaccttacagtgggtgcagcggaataatatgactccttccgttcagatctctagcccttgattcctttctgtagcagagcatcaccaagatctgaacctggatcttcttttctcattctttgatgcagaatttccatagtcttacatactatgattgaggtaccacttgatgtgtgtgggcactactcatctcacaaggatttcgaaattttctctctttttctctcttaatttcgtggtctTAAGCATACAtaagcatacaagagaagagaacaaggttgctttatatagggaaaagggagagcacaactttccaaataaacagtttcctcttttactgtgtaattgattaactgccttatttagtgtgatccacaactttcctattattgctaggctttgattagcaattacatggcaattaaaattgaaaataataattgggaaaatcaaaccatgtggccgaccatagggtgaaatgggcctcacttggattttgcagtttcctcaattttatttctatttctccaaaaatgctatttttccaattctaatcatttaaatgccaaaactaattatttaataactaaaatagattattaaataatattgtcatttaaaataattattaattagacatgcaaagtctctcaattaataattaaacctagaacccttttatttacgatttcatccttacttagtgacaattcataaagtagacatag is a window from the Cannabis sativa cultivar Pink pepper isolate KNU-18-1 chromosome 1, ASM2916894v1, whole genome shotgun sequence genome containing:
- the LOC115706235 gene encoding BTB/POZ domain-containing protein At3g56230; this encodes MDCCICISMPSTLRPPRKMLCETCYEGATKLKETLNGTKSNNNSQPNSYKSLMDIGRFVNDTKVERDDLEERLNFLSGFVAAFRYQMHPDILLKPSNDGPPIPAHKALLAVRSEVLKNMFESESRFKAPATEIETVWEMKHDELETLLEFLYNGVVSEDKMKRHVYALSLAADKYYIPYLRKICERHLDLYLCLTNALDILEIAEVCSYPKLKDKALAFIVENSSHFVHATGFYDWALKNPHLHVLITMAMVPKTKTKTFPF
- the LOC133035718 gene encoding uncharacterized protein LOC133035718, translated to MAALNRFISKSIDKCVLFFNILRGNKQFKWTKECEEEPPVLAKPITGETLFLYLAILEDAISAAIVREEGKHQQPIYYVSKRLLGAESRFGIPIKIVSDNGTQFDGDLFIEFCERNKIVKSFSSKSRPQAIGQVEAINKTLKDTIKKKLDSAKGRWVDEPPQVLWAHITTKKIATGHTPFSLAFGSEEMLPVEVNISTHRR